One Brachyspira pilosicoli P43/6/78 genomic window carries:
- a CDS encoding ABC transporter permease produces MNIIKLAFDNLWYNKTRTILNMILIIVSFISLMMISGYNNFTKEGIIISVNTSGGSVVIADKSYWDTKSEKINMLSNNDFDIIYKKLDTIGEVNDYQKKLDISGLVGNESKSKFFSGYAYEKPSKIMSTVSIKEGTPIFDDDINTFVLGKDLGEFFNLNYNEEPYLNLMTDFGEGISLGSLMAVGAISLNNSASDAITIYSPLNAIYEIFGLEYGNAHNLLVYLKDYKKATEIKNNLNQYFNENNLNYEAKDWKDLNAFLLSVIEMNTNNYLIALFILSILVFVSVMQMLTTNFLERLNEFGTMRALGINIKNVTLLLFLEIIIMAVLSSLISIIISYGAASILNASNFIMKFPGATDGYPLSLLLTFKDTVLIFAWVLSVSILAGIYPIIKVIKMPIIEVIKYV; encoded by the coding sequence ATGAATATAATAAAATTAGCATTCGATAATCTTTGGTATAATAAAACCAGAACAATTCTAAATATGATACTTATTATAGTGTCTTTTATTTCACTTATGATGATAAGCGGATATAATAACTTTACAAAAGAAGGTATTATTATAAGCGTTAATACAAGCGGAGGCTCTGTTGTAATAGCTGATAAATCTTATTGGGATACAAAAAGCGAAAAAATTAATATGCTTAGTAATAACGATTTTGACATAATTTATAAAAAACTTGATACTATAGGCGAAGTTAATGATTATCAGAAAAAACTTGATATAAGCGGGCTTGTAGGCAATGAAAGTAAAAGTAAATTCTTTTCAGGTTATGCTTATGAAAAACCTTCAAAAATAATGTCAACAGTTTCTATAAAAGAAGGAACTCCTATATTTGATGATGATATTAATACTTTTGTTTTGGGTAAAGATTTGGGAGAGTTTTTTAATCTTAATTATAATGAAGAGCCTTATTTAAATTTAATGACAGATTTTGGAGAGGGTATAAGTTTAGGTTCTTTAATGGCTGTAGGGGCAATTTCTTTAAATAACAGTGCTTCAGATGCTATTACTATTTACTCACCTCTAAATGCTATTTATGAAATATTTGGTCTTGAGTATGGTAATGCTCATAATTTGCTCGTATATTTAAAAGATTATAAAAAGGCAACTGAAATAAAAAATAATCTTAATCAATATTTTAATGAGAATAATCTCAACTATGAGGCTAAAGATTGGAAGGATTTGAATGCATTTTTACTTTCTGTAATAGAGATGAATACTAATAATTATTTAATAGCCTTATTTATATTAAGCATATTAGTATTTGTTTCGGTTATGCAGATGCTTACAACAAATTTTTTAGAGCGTTTAAATGAGTTTGGTACAATGCGTGCATTAGGAATAAATATAAAAAATGTAACTTTGCTTTTATTTTTGGAAATTATTATAATGGCAGTATTAAGTTCTCTTATTTCAATAATTATTTCTTACGGTGCTGCTAGTATATTAAATGCTTCAAACTTTATAATGAAATTTCCTGGTGCTACTGACGGTTATCCTTTAAGCTTATTACTAACATTTAAAGATACTGTTTTAATATTTGCATGGGTGTTATCTGTATCAATATTAGCAGGTATTTATCCAATAATAAAGGTTATTAAAATGCCTATAATAGAGGTAATAAAATATGTGTAA